The Bacillus sp. 2205SS5-2 genome contains a region encoding:
- the folB gene encoding dihydroneopterin aldolase — MDKIKINDMEFYGYHGVFPEETKLGQRYRVCLELFLSLQQAGKSDDLEDSVNYGEVYQLCKEIVEGKPVKLVETVAETIATSILQQFSKVESTKVTVIKPDPPIPGHYKSVAIEITRRR, encoded by the coding sequence ATGGATAAAATTAAAATCAACGATATGGAATTTTACGGTTATCATGGTGTATTTCCAGAAGAAACGAAACTAGGACAGCGCTACCGCGTGTGCTTAGAGTTATTTCTTTCATTACAACAAGCGGGTAAAAGTGATGACTTGGAAGATTCAGTAAACTATGGAGAGGTTTATCAACTCTGTAAGGAAATTGTCGAAGGGAAGCCGGTTAAACTAGTAGAAACGGTTGCTGAAACCATCGCCACTTCTATTTTGCAACAATTTTCAAAAGTTGAATCCACGAAGGTTACAGTGATAAAGCCAGACCCACCAATCCCTGGGCACTATAAATCCGTTGCAATTGAAATTACCAGAAGGAGATAA